Genomic DNA from Prunus persica cultivar Lovell chromosome G1, Prunus_persica_NCBIv2, whole genome shotgun sequence:
atcaagatCTTCATtgactccaaaaaaaaaaaaaaaaaaaaaaaaaaaaaaaaaaccagaaaaaaaccaagaatGAAAAGGTGTTGATATGGTGGATTATGGTAACTAAATACGAATCCGCACACTAAAACGAAACGACCTTGAACACCCCGACCCTGAAAACCTTCGTACACGCCATCAGAGCCAGCAAACTCTGAACACCCAGAACCAAAAAGGACTTAATTTTCAAGGAATGGCAGCTGAGGGAACGTCGAAGGAGATGATAGCGACCCAGGCAGAGATGGTGGAGGCTCGGGTGCCGCTGCCCTACAGAGATCAGTGCGCCCACTTGCTCATCCCTCTGAACAAGTGCAGGCAGGCTGAATTCTATCTCCCATGGAAGTGTGAGAACGAACGCCACTCGTACGAGAAGTGCGAGTACGAACTCGTTATGGAGAGAATGCTCCAGATGCAGAAGATCCGTGAAGAAGAAGCCAAGTTGAAGCAGACCAAGAAGAAGGGACAGTCAATTCCTCTCATTCCAAACACTGCCAACGCTTAGAACCCACATTCCATTATTTGGTAATTCACTAATTGATTCGTCTGCTTCTATTTTCTAGCTTttgcccttttttatttgaatttttgattCGGTGATTCATGGGTTTGTTGTTAATTCTTCAATTGTGTGTTTTGGGGCTGCAGTTGGGGAATTTTGGGGTCGATTATGGTAACATAGGGTTTGTGTTGATGTGCTCTCAATTGTAGTTGGTATTCTAAGAGAAATATAGGTTTTTGTTTATGGGGTTTGTTAGGTTTAAATCCctgtaattaaaaaatcattatcatcttTAGTACTGTCATCCTTATTTAGTGGCCATTTGGTTTAGATCATTGAAGGAGTCTTAGTTATGTGGATTATATGAACTTCCTTGCTGGGTGTTCAGGTTGTTGAATGTTGTAAACAATGCACTTGATATGTATATGGGCTTGTCCCAAAATACTCACTGCATAGCAAGCTTACAGTTGACCTGAACATGCTGCAACTATTGTTTCACTTTTAGTTTCACAATTGTACTCTTGTGATTTCTAATCAGAGAAGCCATTAGAAGAAAAACCTGGGAGGATATGTATGAACTGGTTGGAgggatttttttgggtttgaggTGTGGTAACATGCAACTTTTACTCATCGCTGAAATTATATGGATTTGACCTGATACGTCTTATTATTTGTTAGGTTATAGAAAAAGTGATTACTCATTTAGTTTGAGTTATGGAGATGgctttttgcttttcttctgGTCTGTGGTAAAGTCATTCATATATCTTTTGTATGGTGCATTCAGTTGTAGAATTCTTACGTGCAAATCTTACATATGAGAGGTTGAGCTATGATGGTAGGTTAATTAAATGTCATTTAATCCCAAGTTGCTTCATGTCGCGTGAGGTATATATTTGTGGACTTCGACGGAAGGATAAGATCACAACTATTTTGACTATAACATTGTTGTTCCTTTGCACATCATCTACAGTATCCTATCCTCGCATGACTTAACATTACTGATAGGATGC
This window encodes:
- the LOC18789953 gene encoding NADH dehydrogenase [ubiquinone] 1 beta subcomplex subunit 7; amino-acid sequence: MAAEGTSKEMIATQAEMVEARVPLPYRDQCAHLLIPLNKCRQAEFYLPWKCENERHSYEKCEYELVMERMLQMQKIREEEAKLKQTKKKGQSIPLIPNTANA